CCCGATCTCGAGGATGCGGTCGCCCGGGGCCGTTCCTGTCCGCTCCAGCACCGCCGCCAGCTTTGCCCCCTGTCCCGCGAGCAGCGACGTTTCACCGGGCGCGAACAGCGCGCTCGAGTAGGTCATGCTGGCGTCGAGCCAGGGCGCGTAGAAGTCGTTTCCAAGGTCGTAGTGATAGGAGATATTGCGCCGCGATCCGGTACGTGAGTTGCGCTGGAACCAGTGCCACACGCGCTTCGCCATGCGGACGAATCCGCTCGCCCGCCCCGCCTCGCCCAGTGTCGCGCGGTTGCGCATGAACAGGTCGAACAGCGGCACCGGATCGGGGCTGGTCCACTCGCCCGCCGCCCACGCCTCATACCATCCCGCCGATCCGCCGGTCGCGAGCCGCCACAGCGCGCGCCAGTGGCGTATCACCACCACTGCATCCGGGCCCGGTGACCGCCCGCCCAGCCGACGCCGCACACCGCCCGGCAAGGTCGCCTGGATCGCACCCTGCGCAAGCCCCGCATCGATCCGGTCGAGCAGGCGATGCAGCCACGGCTCAGCGGCGCGCGCAATCAACGCGCCTGCCGCGCCACGCAGGTTCGATCCGTCACGACGGCCGCGATTACGAGTGCTGGTCTGGTTCACGCGCGCAACAACCATGGCGAACGCGAGTCGGGCAAGGTGCAAAAATCCGGCTCAAATCCCCCGCACCGCCGCCAGCGCGCGTTCGCGCGCTTCGCGGTGGCCGATGATCTTGCGCGGATAGTCTGAGGGTGGCCGTCCATGCTCCTCGGGATCGTGGATCACAGCGTCATTCAGCCGCGCCAGCTCCGGCACCCATTCACGGATATAGGCGCTCGCGTCGAACTTCTCCGACTGCGACAGCGGCGCCATGATCCGCACGAACATGTTCGAATCGATGCCGGTCCCCGACACCCATTGCCAGTTGACCGCGTTGCTCGCGTAATCGGCATCGACCAGCGTATCCCAGAACCAGCGCTCGCCCTCGCGCCAGTCGATCAGCAGATGCTTGATCAGGAAACTCGCCGCGATCATCCGCACGCGATTGTGCATCCACCCGGTCGCCCAGAGCTGGCGCATCCCGGCATCGACGATCGGATAGCCCGTCCGCCCCTTCGTCCAGGCATCGAACTCGGCACGCACCGCAGCCGACCGGACATCGCGCCACGGGATTGCGTCGAACTTCTCCCGCGCATTACGCGAACCATAATCGGGGAATTGCAGAATCACATTCTGCGCATAATCGCGCCACCCGATCTCGCTCAGGAACACATCGACCGATCCGCCCGCATCGGCGACGCGGTGCCAGACATAGGCAGGCGACACCTCCCCGAAATGCAGATGCGGGCTGAGCCGCGAACTCCCCTCGATCGACGGCAGGTTGCGCGTGCGGTCGTAATCCCGCGCCTTGTCGACAAAGGCATTGACCCGCTTGCGCGCACCCGCCTCGCCCGGCTCCCAATCGGCAAAGCCCGTCGCCCAGTCGGGCTTGGTCGGCAACAATCCCCAATCCTTCAGCCGGTCGGACTTGGGCCAGTGCGACGGCGCCGGGATGTCGCGCGGTCGATTGGCTGGCGCAGGCGGGGGCATGCGAAGCTGTAACGCGCGCCAGAACGGCGTGTAGATCTTGTACGGCTCGCCCGCCCCGGTCGTCACCGACCCGGGCGGCGCGAGATAATTGCCGTCATGGCATACCAGCTCGAGCCGCTTCGCCACCGCCCGCTCGGCATTGCGCCACCAGGGTTCGTAGTGGCGCAGGCAATGGACCCGCCTGGTCCCCATCGCCTCTGCAATTTCCGCCAGCACCTCGTCGCACTGGCCCCGACGCAGGATCAGCCGCGATCCCTTCTCACGCAGCGCCGCGTCGAGGCTGGCAAGGCTGTGGTGCAGCCACCAGCGCGATGCCCCGCCCATCGCGCGATGCTTCGGCGTCTCGTCGTCGAGGATATAGACCGGTACGATCGGCCCCTCTCCCGCCGCGGCGATCAGAGCCGCCTGATCC
The genomic region above belongs to Sphingomonas sp. J315 and contains:
- a CDS encoding class I SAM-dependent methyltransferase, coding for MNQTSTRNRGRRDGSNLRGAAGALIARAAEPWLHRLLDRIDAGLAQGAIQATLPGGVRRRLGGRSPGPDAVVVIRHWRALWRLATGGSAGWYEAWAAGEWTSPDPVPLFDLFMRNRATLGEAGRASGFVRMAKRVWHWFQRNSRTGSRRNISYHYDLGNDFYAPWLDASMTYSSALFAPGETSLLAGQGAKLAAVLERTGTAPGDRILEIGCGWGSFAELAAREGRRVHGITLSAEQKAYVEVRMARAGLDGVSVGLTDYRDVEGVYDAVASIEMVEAVGQDYWPAYLETIARVLKPGGRAAIQYIAIDDAIFDAYARNVDFIQTYVFPGGLLLSESRFRAIAEARGLRWADQHDFGADYAETLRLWRAAFDAAVAQRRLPREFDAQFIDLWRYYLMYCEGGFRGGGIHVAQVTLIKE
- a CDS encoding cryptochrome/photolyase family protein produces the protein MTSILWFRRDLRLSDQAALIAAAGEGPIVPVYILDDETPKHRAMGGASRWWLHHSLASLDAALREKGSRLILRRGQCDEVLAEIAEAMGTRRVHCLRHYEPWWRNAERAVAKRLELVCHDGNYLAPPGSVTTGAGEPYKIYTPFWRALQLRMPPPAPANRPRDIPAPSHWPKSDRLKDWGLLPTKPDWATGFADWEPGEAGARKRVNAFVDKARDYDRTRNLPSIEGSSRLSPHLHFGEVSPAYVWHRVADAGGSVDVFLSEIGWRDYAQNVILQFPDYGSRNAREKFDAIPWRDVRSAAVRAEFDAWTKGRTGYPIVDAGMRQLWATGWMHNRVRMIAASFLIKHLLIDWREGERWFWDTLVDADYASNAVNWQWVSGTGIDSNMFVRIMAPLSQSEKFDASAYIREWVPELARLNDAVIHDPEEHGRPPSDYPRKIIGHREARERALAAVRGI